A genomic segment from Melanotaenia boesemani isolate fMelBoe1 chromosome 9, fMelBoe1.pri, whole genome shotgun sequence encodes:
- the LOC121646254 gene encoding SPRY domain-containing SOCS box protein 4-like, whose amino-acid sequence MGQKISGSIKSVDVRGEPSYRPVRRELRGPDFCRPPRLDLLLDMPPASPETQLRHAWNPDDRSLNVFVKEDDKLTFHRHPVAQSTDCIRGRVGYTRGLHVWRIYWPARQRGTHAVVGVATAEAPLHSVGYTALVGSDSESWGWDLGRNRLYHDGKNRPISTSAPTYPCFLEPDESFVLPDCLTVILDMDEGTLSFMVDGQYLGVAFRGLKGKRLYPIVSAVWGHCEVTIRYISGLDPEPLPLMDLCRRVARLALGRERIHHIDMLPLPQTLKNYLQYQ is encoded by the exons ATGGGCCAGAAGATCTCAGGCAGCATCAAGTCAGTGGATGTACGTGGGGAGCCCTCATACCGGCCTGTGCGCCGCGAACTACGGGGCCCTGACTTCTGTCGGCCTCCGAGACTTGACTTACTGTTGGACATGCCGCCAGCCAGCCCTGAGACACAACTTCGCCATGCTTGGAACCCTGATGACCGATCGCTCAATGTCTTTGTGAAGGAGGATGACAAGCTCACTTTTCACCGACACCCAGTAGCACAAAGCACAGACTGCATCCGAGGCAGAGTGGGCTACACCCGGGGCCTCCATGTATGGAGGATTTACTGGCCGGCCAGACAAAGAGGCACCCATGCTGTCGTTGGGGTGGCTACTGCAGAAGCGCCTTTACACTCAGTGGGCTACACAGCCCTGGTGGGCTCAGACTCTGAGTCCTGGGGCTGGGACCTGGGCCGGAATAGACTCTACCATGATGGAAAGAATAGGCCCATTTCCACATCAGCTCCCACTTATCCCTGTTTCCTGGAACCAGACGAGTCGTTTGTGCTCCCAGACTGTCTGACAGTAATTCTAGACATGGACGAAGGGACACTGAGCTTCATGGTGGACGGACAGTATCTGGGAGTGGCTTTCAGGGGGCTAAAGGGCAAGAGGCTGTATCCCATCGTCAGTGCAGTGTGGGGGCACTGTGAAGTGACGATTCGCTACATAAGTGGACTAGATC CGGAGCCCCTCCCGCTTATGGATCTGTGCAGACGAGTAGCTCGCCTCGCCCTGGGCAGAGAGCGCATCCATCACATCGACATGCTCCCACTGCCGCAGACTCTAAAGAACTACCTCCAGTACCAGTGA